The genomic segment GCATTCCACGTGCCAGCCGGCACACCTCTGTGCTTCTCCTGAGGCCCACTGGGCTCCTGGACGACCCCACCACCTCCAGCAGCCCACTGGGAGTTGGGGCTTTGCTGGCAGGATCTGAAGATACTGGTGGTGGAGCTCatagaagaaaacagacaatGAGAGAAGCACCCAATTCCATTTCTTAGAGTGAGGAGGGGGGCGGGGGGTGAAGGGTCTTCTGTGGCCCAAACGTCCCTGAGAAGTTTGGCCATCTCCAGATCTTCCTGGCCATGATGAAGTCTTTTTGGGGTTCTGCTAGTTTCGGGAGATGCATGCGCTCTGGAAGCAGGGCGTGCCCTGGAGGAAGAGATGGGGGGAGCTGGCGTCTGAGGGCTGGCGTCTCCTGCTCCTGGGTGTGACTCTGCCCCCCGGTCTCAGAGGCATGCTGATTTGGAATGTGCCCACTCAAGGTGCTTTTACAGACCAAGGAAAACAACAAAGAGTAGACCTCAGCCAGCACCAGGACAGGAGCCCAGGGCTGCTGGGTCCCTCTGTGCCTCCCCTTGGCCCTCCACGCTCACTCTGTGCTGTGCACCAGGTGTCTCTGCTTTGTCACAAAGTTCTTTCTTTCAGCTCCTTTCGGATTCACTTCTGGGGATGCTGATGTGGCCACAAACACCTGGCGTGGCAGCCTCGAGGGAGAACACCGGAATCGAGCCCCCTCCAGCACTGGAGGGAGCTGGTTTCAAGTATGACTTTGTCCTGGGCCACGCTCACCTCTAGAATATTGtttattagataaaataaaaacccttttCCATAGCCCATCAGATCATCACTTTTGAAATGCAGGAGCACACACATACTTTTAAGTAAGAACTGCCATTCCAATTCAAGCAGGCTGTGGAGGCGATTGTTTTGAGGAAAGAGTTCAAATCTCAACCCCTGTCATAGCAGGGGACCAGGCCAAATGGGATGAGGGTCCCTAGAAAGATACAtgttcttccttcccttcatAGGAACCCCTAACCCCCAGCCCCTTGCAGTCCCGAGGTGCACATAGCAGCCATTCCAGCCGGCGTCTGGCTCCCCACTCCCCTTCCGAGGGAGAAGGCATCTTGGCCCTGATTTTGGAACCAGCAATCAGAGTTTATTTGCTTTGCTATTCAGCCAAGCCCTGGAATGAAATTGGCCTCCACAGAGAGTCTTTGGGGCCCAGCTCGTCAGGGACTTGGAGGCACAGAAGAAGCCCCTCACAGGGTTTATCGTACTTATACTGTCCTGGGGGAGGTGTCTATCGCTGGCTGCAGAGGAGGGGCTGTTTCAGCCCCAGGCGTCCTTGAACCTGGCTGTGTTCCCCTTGCCCTTAGGTCCTGACTCACCCACTGTCTTGTTGCTTCATGGAGTACCCTTGGTCAAATCCAAGAGGTGCTGGAATGTTGGAGAAGGTCTCTACCTTGGCGTGAGgtccccaccccaaatcctgCCACTGAGGGGCTCTCACCCAtgtcctgcccctgccccagtgGGCAGAAGCCTCCTGGGCTGTGAGAAGCAGCAGCCTGGTGGGAGCAGACCTGCCAGACCTCAAAGACCACCCCAGGCCTGCAGCCTCAGCACCCATGCCCAGCATGCGCTTCTGACCCAGAGCCCCAAAACATAGGTATTCCTGGAAGAGTGGCCTGGTCCTCGGTCATTCCCTCCCATCCTCTTCTAGAAACAGCTTCAGGGGTAGATGCCACATCCACCTGTCcaagccagcctgggcagaatGCAGGAGCTACCTGCTGCTCACAGCTTCTCCCAGGCTTCACCCTCCACAGGGGCCTTCAGGATCCCCAGGTCTGTGTCCTGCCTGCCCCTCAGTCTCCAAATGGACCACAAGCAGGCTGTGTCATGGGAAAACTGGAGCTTGGGAGTCAgaaagacctggattcaaattctggctGTGTTACTTCCCAGCTGGGTGAGCTCGGACAACATTCTCACCTGCTCCAAGCCTCAGTATCCTTATCAGTAAAGAGGAGATAACACCTCCCTCACAAGTGATCGTGTGGACCAAACAATGCCAAATCAGGGCTCCGATGAAGATTCCTTTCCAATCACAGCCGGCGCAATTGTTCTGGGTCCACATCCCCTTCATTCTCAGATCGGGGTAATTGGGCGTCCTTGCTGATACCAGTGAATCGGGTGGCAGTTCTCTGTACCTGAGTGACCTGCCACTAAGATTTCCTCAATTCTACTTGCCCCGCCTCGGGGAGAAGGTAGGTGGACCTGCCAGGTAGCCGGACACTGCTTTTCCTTTGCTTGAGTCCCTGGGGCTGAGCTCTCCGCAGGCCCTTAGCTGCGTGACCTTCAGGGGCATTTTCTACCATGGCCAAGTAGATCCCTGGGATCCAGAGGAGAGGTGGGAAGGATGGTCATGCTAAAGATTTTATTCCAAGCAAGCCGGGCTGGTCACAGCCCAGGATCTCAGGCATCAGGCACCTGGTCTCATGCTCTGAGCTCGAAGTAGCAGTCTCTCTTGTTCCGCTCTTGTGGAGAGACCCTCTTCCCTGACGGGAAGGTCTGGTAGGTCTTCAGGTTCTCAGGAGCTAGTCTTAAAAGGTGCCACTTCTTCTTTGGGCTCAGAGGAGGCCTAGGGGTAAGGATGGGGCTGGTGTTATGCAGTGTGCCAGGGAAGGAGGGTGATACATGCCCACCCACAGCCCCACGTGCCCACTCTCCAGCTCACGCTGGCCTGCTGGCTACTCGTCAGTTTAACCCTGATAAGTCCCCCTGGACTTGGGGCAGGAATAACCTGCATTTATGTAACGGCACAGTGGTTAAGAGTGAGGCTTCGGGTGTCAGACTGACCTGGGATGGACTCTGGCCCTAACTCCTGCTAGAAGAATGGCCCAGTGGTGGTATCCCCGTTAGCTTTGACTTGAGGAAGAAATGCAGTAATGCACGTAAAGCTCTGGACGAGGAGTAAACACACAACAAATGTTCTAAGACGTGATGGTGCCGATTCGGGGACTCCAGGACGGGAGGGGCTCGCCCCAGGCCGGCCACTGACCCTCTTTCCCCAACCACCTGGTTGGTCCTTTGCATTGGTTGTGAAACTGTCAGCAGCTGAGCAAGTGGCCAGGGAATTTGGAGAAGGAACAGAGTTGGGGTGTCCCACTCTCCCCACAGTGGTGGGGATCGGGGGTGGATCCTCATCAAGAGGATACTTGTCTCCGAGAGTCCCACCCTATTCCAGGGATGGACTGGCTTAGAGCCATCCCAAGCTTGGAGAGAGGCCCCTGAGCCCCAGAGTTGGTGATGGGAAATGCTGCTTCCTTTCCAAGCTCTGCCGCCAACCAGCGAGGCCACACAGCACAAGTTCCCCAGGCGACCACAGAGCCTCGCATTCCCTTTTTGTAAAATGATGCTGTCTGTCTTGCAGAAAGGAACTTTTAGAGGCAGTGaagtctgtttctttaaaaaccaTTAAACTTATGGAAACAGATACTGCTTTATCAATATGGATTATGGTGAATTTCAGGGCTCTGAGACAATCAGGCAGTGGTCGGCATGGAGCTAAATCCCAAGCTCTATCCACTGATCTCCCAGGCCAGACACCAGCCACCATGCTACCACAACCCCAGGACACCTCGTGTGCACCAGTGGTCCCCCTGCCTGCGCTTCAGGAAGGAGACAGTGCAGAAATCACAGTATCCAAGTCATCTTTCAGGACAGAATGGGCCTTCCCTGGAGAAAGGAGTTCTCCTAGATAAAAGCAGTGAGGGGGAGGAGACAAGgaacttttctattttgttagatGGACAGAGAGTCCTCAGGAAAACATTTTCCTAATGTAGACAGGGCTGGGAGGGtggcggggtggggagggattCGTCAGTGTAGTGTCCGCTGTGGCCACCAGAGGGCAACAGCTCCTTACTGCTCGCTGCATCAGCACCCACGTTTGGACTAGTGTAGCTGCCAGGCTGCTTCTGCAGGGCAGCAGTCGGCAGATTCAGGCCCGCCTAAGCTAAACGATTGCAGTTTTCTCCCAAACTCCCAATGCATCTGGCTGGGAAAGCACTCTTCCAGATACACCCATTCAGGCTACCAGCATCCCCCCTGAGGCTGCCAGTGCCCCTGCCCTGTCACCATCACTCTCTGCACTGCATGTTTTAGGGTGAGATCCTCAACTCATTTCTCAGTCTGTGTGCTTTGCATGCCTGCTGAGAGCAGGTGCCCTCTAGGCTGGGTGCGTTTGTTGACTGCATGGATGAAGGAGGCAGTCACTCacaggaaggtggggagggggtATCGTTCCGGCTCCCTCACAGGCAGCACAAAGGAGGCGACGCGAGGCACCATGCCCGTTTTGTCTTGATAGTACTTCCGATGCTCCTGGACCATCTGTGGTTCAACCGAGGAAGAGGTGACAGGCTGTTAGTGCGCACCCGGGCAGGGTTGGGGACTATCTCCCTGAATGCCCCTGGAGGAGTCCCGGCATTGCTGGGGCCCCAGCTAAATTGCCAACCCACTGGGTATCCTCACTGAGCCTCGATTTCTCATCTGCCTAATGGGAACGACACCCACCTGACCAGCTTTACTGCAGACAGTAAACGGAGACTATGGATCAGCTAAGACCAAGTACAAAAACCCAGCCCCAAAGGCATCGCCACACCTGCTGTGCACACAGGCTCCTTGTCTGCCTTGCCTGTGTttgctccttcctctccttcccctttgTATAGGGCATGTTCAATGTGGGAgccaagaagaaggaagaaacttTCCCAGACCCCGAGATGGTCGCACCTGCCTCAGAGGCTGATGGCATCGGCCTCCTCCTCCGCAGAGGAAGCTGCCTTAAGCATACAAGTTATCTGTCCTGGGGCCAGGACATACCTGTGTCCTTGCAGTCAGGCTAGAGGGGGATGCTTGCGAGAGAAGGTGATGGGGAGAGTAAGTTTTTGGAACACAGAAAAGAATGAACCCTTATCCCTGTCAAGGTCATAAGGGCCAGCTCAGGCCGCCGTGCACCTGTGGTCTGTGGGGACACATCTGAACCACATCCGGGGAGCCTTTATCAGCCCAGACAGCGGGAAGAGAACAGGGGTGTGGGCAGGTCCCCTTCCTCGGGCTTGCTCCTCGCAGGGCAGTCTCACCCAGCCTGGGGCTGAGGGTGACTCAGGACACACCCCCTGGGGGTTctgcagggcagggaggggtgAGCCGTCTCCAGAACACGGGTGGATTAAACACTGTGGGCTGGACCTGGGGTCGGGGGCTCTAGTGGGGCCTTTGCTATTCATCGGAGGGGAGGGTGGACCTTAGACCTTTTTACTCACCTAGAAAATATATGGCATTCCACAGACCCAAGAGACTCCAGGGGGCAGAAGGTAAGGGCAGGAGCACCCCTAGAGACCCCTAGCTCCACTAGAAGTGGGATGAGTAGGAAGAGGAGACCCTGAAGccccaggaggtgggaggagattGGGGAGGGGGGTGGACAAAGTCCTGAGACTCCCCATTCCATTTAGCTAAACCCGCCATGCTCCCTGCTGGCTCCAGGGCTCTGagaaaggaaattgagacacTGGCAGGTGCAAGGTCTCCCCTGCCCCCGGCCCCCAGCTACCACTCCCTCCCATGGTGGGGCAGGTGGGCAAGAGGGGAGGCCCCAGTGTGGCTGGCGCAGCTTACCTCGTAGAAGTGCGTGAGCTCCGTGGAGCGGTGGTTGTCCAGGTTGAAGCGGGTGTAGCTGGGCTTGTGCAGCCAGCGGTCCTGGTTGCTCGTGCGCAACATCAGCAGAAGGTGGGGGTTGGTGGAGAAGAGGGTCGGGAAGTGGCCACCTTGGCTGAAGGGAGTGTGGCTCTTCTCCATGGCTGTGTTGCGGTGGTCCTGGAAGTATTTGAGGGTGGTGGTGCCATAGGGAGAGCCAAAGGAGAAAGCCACACTGGGGACATGGCCTTGGTACCTGCAATCGAGGTGGGGGTGACAGGGCCACAGATCAATGAAGGGCCCCAGGCCTGTTCCCAGAGAGGCCTTAAAAGTggaaggtgcagtggctcatgcctgtaatcccagaacatcgggaagctgaggtgggaggatcacttgagcccaggagctctgagaccagcctgggcaacataatgagactctgtctctctatAAAAACgtaataataattaagaaaaaaatgaagggcaAAGTCAGGGGAGCCCAATGGCCATCTCTAGCCCTGAGAGGCCTCCCAAGGTGCACTGACCTGTTCAGGACTTTGGGGAAGGCCAACCAAGTTCAAGGGGCTCTGGGCCTCTCCCTTCCCACAGAGGTCTTTGCCTAGATGCTCCTCTCTCCAGACCAGGGGCTTACACACAGGGGCCAGAATACCGGGTACCCCTCAGGCAACGCTGCAGGCAAATTGCTGCCCCTCCAGGGGCCCAGGTTTGCTTGGGTATTGGCCCGAAGATACAGAGGCCTCCTCTGGCTCCCACATTCTGCGGTTATCTTACGAAAGAGTAAGGGGAGTATGAGAAGCCGGTGGGGGCCCGGCCAGTGAGCGGCCATGGGTGGGAGATGTGGTGTAGCAAGGACTGGATTCAGAATGCGGCTGCTTGGCTCCCAGCACAGCGGGCTCCCAACGTGCTACTCAGGCAGCCTGGAGACCCTGACCAAGGTTCTGGAGCTTTGAGAACCTACAAGGAAGGAGCTCTTTCACCTTCTGCGACCAAGGAGCTTCTGTGAGAGGGACAGGTGATGAGCAAAGGGAGGCCCTGGTGACACAGGCACTCTGGAGATCTTTGGTTAAATAAGACTCGCTCCAAAAGCTAAACACTTGTTTTTACAAAGCAAGTCAACAACACCCAGAGAATACGGGCACCAGACTCTCAGCCAATGCGGAAGCTTCCCATACAGCATGGCCCTGCGCTCCCCTGCACGCTCACTCTCTGGGGTCTGACTTCAGTCCCATGAGCCCTCGAAATTGCCCTTCCCAAGGCCACCTGTGCCCTCGCTGCTGCAGGTCGGTGGGCACGCTCTGTTTTGCTGGGCCTTCTGGCAGCTCGGGGCGTCACCCGCCCGGTTTGGACGACACCTCTGctcctttctgctgcttccacCACCATCTCTGAGCACACCTTCATGAGCCTTCTCCTCTGCCCACTTCTGGAGATCCTTGATGAACCTCCGGGGTCTGTCTTGGGTGATGGCGGCCATACCATGGCCATAGCCACCTCCTGTGTGCAGATGGCCCCGGTCCacagctccagcctgggagttCTCGCCAAGCCTTAGACTGCCATGTACAATTGCACACCAGACATTTCCCTCGGATGTCTCCCAGGCTTGATCTCCCACCCTGACCTTCCCTGACAGTCTGCTCTCATCTGTATGAAAAGTACCCCCTAGCTGTACAAGTAAGAAACGGAGGCATCCACCTCCCACACAGCTAGTCAGTTACCAAGTCCTGTAGCTCCATCTGCACCACCTGAGCCCTGCTGTGCGCCCTGGTACCTGGACTGTGGTCATAACAACCTCACTGTTGTAACCGCACCCAGACCCCCGCCTCTGCAATCCACTCTCCACCCTTCCAGCAGACTGAACTTTCTAGAGTCAAGTCCTTGGTATGGCATTAGAGTCCACCTGTGATCTGACCCTGGCCTAGCTCTCCAGCCTCATCAGCTGCCCTACACCCCAGTCTGGCAGAGCCATCACAGCCATCTAGATGTAACTCAGTCCCCCACTCTCGCCTCTTCTGGGGTCTTTCCCCATGcttgggcctcagtctcctcacccACAGGATGAGCGCTGCCTGGAATTAGATAGCAAGGCatggtttccttctttttgtcttcaggaaaaaggcaaagaagcaCCGCAGAGTGACTGCTGACAGGCGGGCCACTGTAGGGAAGGTCACACAAAGTGGGTACTTCCCTGGTTCCTGGTCCCACCACCCTCAATAGCTGTGTCTCCCTAGAGTCTCATGGCACCAGGTGTTGGCTGGGCCAGAGTCGCGATGAGGCCATAGAGGGGAGAGGCTCCACCCAGCTGCACAGGCCCCTTTCCAGCCTCACTACTCACAGTCCTGGATGCCACAGAGGCACCCCCCTTGACACCATAACCCTGGAGATCCTGACTCttcacctacctcagccctcCCTCCTTGGTCCCCTGAGTCCCCCACGGAGGCCAGTTCTCCTCCAGAACTGGGAAGATGGAGGGATTGGTGAGCGCCTTGCTGTCTCTCCTGTGAGGCTGTGTGGTCACCTTGGCTGCTTCAGGAGACAGAgtcctcctccctgcctgggcATTGCTCCTGGGTCCGGAGCTCCTGCTCCAGCTTCTTCCAAGGCCTCACTGTCCCATCtgcctctccctgtctctttctgcctctgcccTTCTTCCGTCATCTTGAATGTCCCCCTCTCTTGCCCTCTTCCCCTCTGCCTGTAAGTGGGCATGAGCGGTGGTTCCTAGACTGTAGATTTCCACAGTAAAGGCCGGTGCATGTTTATAGGTGGAGCGGAAGCAGCTAAGAGAGGAGACATCAAAGATGGAAAAGAGGAAGGCCAGATTGCAGGTTCCCTCTCACAGAAGGCTGGCTCCCTTCCCGTATTGCTTGAGCTCACTAAGGAATCTGCTGCACCTTCTCCCTGATTTCTCAACCCTCATCCTTTCCTTGACCTCCCTCAGCCTGCCTTCAGACCCACCACTGAAATGCGCACCTCTACGTCTAAATGAAGGGCGTATCAGATCATGCTGTTGCCAAATCCAGCGTCCTCTGCTCACACTGCCCCACTGCAACATTTGCATGGGTGAAGAAACTTGTTTGGAAGAAAACCTAACCTGAGACGTGCAAGCAAGTTCCTGAGAGCACTTTGTGCTGTAGATGAAGCTTAATGAAGATATAGATtaatatctaattaatatctaatTATAGATTAATGTCTAATATAAATTAAGATGTCAAAGGCAAGCGATGGGGAGATGCTGCCTCCTCTACCCTGAGGGCTCCTCCCACGTGGAGGGGAGGTTCCTCCTGCCCAAAACCACCTCCCGGCCCCACGTGCTCTTGTGTACTGGAGGTGGAGGAACAGCTGGGTGGCAAGTCGATGGGAAACACTGGCAGCCTGCGGCCCACCCCTCCCTTCCGTCCTCCtcgtccctcccctccctcctcctgctcgACCCTCTGGGCCTTAGGTTTTAGATGGACAGACTCTGCCCATGTGAAGGAAGCTGGCCCCAGCGCAGCCCTGCCTGTCCCGTTCTGAGGCTGTGTTCACCCCATTCTCTAACAGCAGCGTTCCTCTTTCATGTTTCTCAAATGGTTCAGAACGTAGGGAATGTAAGATGCTGGTCA from the Callithrix jacchus isolate 240 chromosome 14, calJac240_pri, whole genome shotgun sequence genome contains:
- the CIMIP2C gene encoding ciliary microtubule inner protein 2C, encoding MASRSAGTLLTEFNAAYVPPGLMPGYQGHVPSVAFSFGSPYGTTTLKYFQDHRNTAMEKSHTPFSQGGHFPTLFSTNPHLLLMLRTSNQDRWLHKPSYTRFNLDNHRSTELTHFYEMVQEHRKYYQDKTGMVPRVASFVLPVREPERYPLPTFLPPLSPKKKWHLLRLAPENLKTYQTFPSGKRVSPQERNKRDCYFELRA